In Calditrichota bacterium, a single window of DNA contains:
- the carA gene encoding glutamine-hydrolyzing carbamoyl-phosphate synthase small subunit, which translates to MKALLVLEDSMVFEGKSFGTSGEAVGEVVFNTGMVGYQEILTDPSYKGQLVTMTYPHIGNTGINSEDHESIRAWLGGFIVHEYSKSVSSWRSEEDLDSFLKRSNVVGIEGVDTRQLTRHIRDKGAMRGIISTRTTDIQALIRKVRQSPEMLGRDLVQHVTCKKPYVFRPNPEEYEIKEFMKNPAIDSRLNLVVVDFGVKWNILRNLHYNGFRVTVVPAFTAVEEILERNPDGVFLSNGPGDPAAVTYGIRIAKSLAGKKPLMGICLGHQILSLALGAQTYKMKFGHHGINHPVKNVKTGRVEITSQNHGFAVDPKSFQKGMVEVTHISLNDGTLEGFRHKELPLLAIQYHPEAGPGPHDSRYLFGDFRKMITKDAR; encoded by the coding sequence GTGAAAGCTCTGCTGGTTTTAGAAGATTCAATGGTTTTTGAGGGGAAGTCGTTTGGTACGTCTGGAGAAGCCGTTGGAGAAGTGGTTTTCAATACCGGAATGGTTGGCTATCAGGAGATTCTGACGGATCCGTCTTATAAGGGCCAACTGGTTACCATGACGTATCCGCATATTGGCAACACCGGAATTAATTCTGAAGATCACGAATCGATTCGTGCGTGGCTGGGGGGATTTATTGTTCACGAATATTCGAAATCCGTTAGCAGCTGGCGCTCGGAGGAGGACCTGGACTCCTTTCTGAAGCGATCGAATGTGGTGGGAATCGAAGGCGTCGATACCCGTCAGCTCACACGGCATATTCGGGATAAGGGGGCCATGCGGGGGATTATTTCCACGCGCACAACGGATATTCAGGCACTCATCCGAAAGGTGCGGCAATCGCCGGAAATGCTGGGCCGTGATTTGGTTCAACATGTAACCTGCAAAAAGCCGTATGTATTTAGACCAAACCCCGAAGAATATGAAATTAAGGAGTTTATGAAAAATCCGGCCATTGATTCCCGCCTCAATTTGGTGGTGGTGGATTTTGGGGTTAAGTGGAATATTCTAAGAAATTTACATTACAATGGATTTCGGGTTACGGTTGTTCCGGCGTTTACGGCGGTTGAGGAAATTCTTGAGAGAAATCCCGATGGTGTGTTTTTATCAAACGGGCCCGGGGATCCGGCTGCGGTGACTTACGGCATTCGGATTGCCAAAAGTCTGGCAGGGAAAAAGCCGCTCATGGGAATCTGTCTTGGGCATCAGATTCTTTCTCTGGCCCTGGGTGCCCAAACCTACAAAATGAAATTCGGGCATCACGGCATTAACCATCCGGTGAAGAATGTGAAAACCGGACGAGTGGAAATTACTTCTCAAAACCACGGGTTTGCTGTGGACCCCAAAAGTTTTCAAAAGGGAATGGTGGAAGTGACCCACATCAGCCTAAATGACGGGACGCTGGAGGGATTTCGCCATAAGGAGCTTCCTCTTCTTGCAATTCAGTACCACCCGGAAGCGGGGCCCGGGCCGCACGATTCCCGGTATTTATTCGGTGATTTTCGGAAGATGATTACAAAAGACGCGAGATAA